The segment CTTCTCCTTTAGATCAGTGAGTCCAAGATTTATTTAGCTCTCTCTCTCAAGCGTCAGGATCCCCTACGGAGAATCCCTTTGGCTCATCATCTCTGATTCCTGTCTCATTATAGCACTGAGAGGCCCTCCTATAGGAATATATTGACATTCAGATTTTAGcctatttttcttctttgtaaATACTTGAACAAAAGAGGCAAGGATGTTGTGTGATATTGGCTAAGTGTTGattaaaaagttgtttttttgccAGTTCTCATTAATGCCAGGGGAGGCCAATCACAGCATGCTAATGAGCTATTTTGACTGGCCCACTTTAAAAACTTCTCCTTGCATTGTTACAGCATAATGCATAGAGGAAAATTACTCAGAGAAGACATTACTAAAACATTAAAGGATAAAAAGAgctaatttctttttctttttgacatGTCACATGAATGGATTTACCTTTGTTAAAGAACTGAAGTCCCACTCAGGCTGCGGAAACCTGAACATTTGTTGATTTTTAGTAGTTGCAAACtgtttatatatttacagatcaATTTGTTCCTCACCTGCAAACATCCaagttttttaatgttttggtttttttttcttcactgtcAATGTGGTGGCACATGGCTTTGCACATGTGTTGCCAGTGACTGTTCTGAtctaggggggggggggatttcagaagaagaagaagtagtccagttgcccttaacCGAACTCTTAGGGTTACCATGACCTgcatgactgagaatctacaaatttgttaaataaaatatCTAAGCAAAAAGTTTGTGTGAATCCcagcattaaaaaccttgacAGAGAAAGTATTGAACAGTCCATATACATATTTCAGCACCCTAACTTATTACAGTTGCAGCTTGCACCAGCGAGCTCTGGCTACTGTTTGACCATTGAAGTATACTTTAAATGATTTAGAATATAGCTAAACACCTTACCGAAGCAgatatttacatgtatttttACAAATAGAAGTGGGTGTCTTTTTAACCGCAAAGAATTTATAGAAGTGGATGGTACAATAAGCCACACAAGATGAGAAAATGTAGGATTCAACAGTCGTAAACCTCTCACGGGGGATATTTCAACAACTCTACACCTTGTCCAGCTGCTCTTGCAAGCTGGTGCAACTGTTTAGTTCAGCTAAAAGGGGAGAGCCAAAACAGTTGTTTGAAAACCTGTTTCAGCTGTCTGTCTTCTTATTGGCTCAGTGTGGCAAAATGATACTCAAGCATTGCAGTCGGTGCATTTTCAGTATTGCTGCCCCTGGACCTCGACTTTTCACCATCTAAAACCATAAGGTGACGGTATCATGGTTTTAATGTTTCAATAGTCACGAAAACAATAGTGATACTGCCGCAGAATTATTTATCGTGGCTGGAAGAAGATTGTTAAAATACTGCTTTCGGACCTCTCCTCGTCTGTCTTCTCTCCTGTCAGCTTTTTGCTTGTCACTCTTGTCTGAATCCTGCTCTTTATCTAACTCTGTGCAGCTGGAAATGCCTTATCTTGTGTGTCCCAAGAGCCTTATAAGAGCCCTCTCTGAAACCCCTCCTCCCTTCCTTGCTCCCCCCGAGGTAAGAACCTTCTACTCTCCCCACTCCGTCAGAGCATCTGCTCCCAGTGCAGCAGCCTGCAGCCCTCACTCCTGCCTCCACACTTTCCACTCACCCCTCAAGTTTGCTCCGGGCAGACGAGCCGCCCACTTTCAGCCCCTTACTAACAAGCCCTTCAGCACACCTGCATCCCAGTTCTTCCTTCAGGATAAAGACTGCCAGTCCTTGACACCGATTACTTTTTGGGAGTAATTTCCCTGCAAGTTGTAAACATAATCAAAGCTCAGCATGCAGACAGCTGCGATCCAAATGAACTGCAAGtcagttcattagttttatttaaaaagatggCACAGTTGATACGGTTTTGTTACTAGACACAACTGTATCAACTGTGCCCCTGTCTGTCTAAAAGGTTGTTGCTAGAAAATAATGAATATGAAATCTCAGCCCAACCTTAAATAATATATTTTCGTTCCTAAATTTAGAGTAAACGATCAGTAAAGCTTTGTATTGTAGTGCATTTTGCCCATACCTGTCAGATTATTGTCTCATCGATAAAGTAAGATGGGATACTGTTGAAATAAAGAATTTGGGATCCAGCCATTGATTACAAAACTTTACTAACATTAAGATATCTCACAACGGTCTCCATATGACTGCAGTTTTGACTAATccgcagtgtttttttttatttaattttttttattcagctcTTTGGTCAAACTTTctggcacatttttttttttttttttaagactaaTGTCCTCTCCTTGTATTGTAGTTGCAGGAATGAACTACAGATACCAAAACACATATTATAGACAGGCATTTGTTCTTCTGACACCATTATTAGATATTCGAAAAAGGATGATGATGTAGGATATCAATAACTGTACATCCAGTATTTTTTAGATAAACTGTCAAAATTAGAAAAAGCAGTACCTTCAAGGTTGCTACTCTTATTGCTCTTTGCAACCCAAATCTAACAGATCAGCAGCGCTACTGTATGTGCAGTTTGAGTGGATTGTGTTATCGTCAGCAGTGGGGGTGGTCCAGTGGCCGAATGCCTCTGCAGGCCTCCCTCATGGGGTTATGTAGCTCCAATTCTGCTGAGTCTGTCACACTAAACATGAGCAAAAAAACAACCAGACGCATGATAATTCACCTGCGGTGGGTGTGCCCATCTGCGTGTAGgcacacacagaaatacattAATTAAAACGGCAGTGTCTCACTCGCACAGCAGGGCTCTCTGCGCCAGCACCTTTCCATTCAGATGAAAGATGATGGATTAGCACAGCCATGAAGCTCACTGAAATTAGCTACATTCATTCCAATgtgacaaatacagaaaagcgCGATTTCTCAATTTCTTTCATGTACACACACTTTCCTCCCTTGTTTACCCCTTCATTTTCTCTCACAAAGACTTTTTGTCACATTCCTTGCATCATTAAAACCTCCACTCTGATGATCTTATTTGATCAAGTCCCCATAAAAGTCATATTTTTTGTTACAACACTGATACAACTATCTTTTCAGAGTCAATGGTCGATAATGCAGCGAAGCTTTCAAGGCTATCCTGGAACTGATAGAAGGCCACAAGTTAAAATATTCCTGAAACGTGATATATAGTTGAGATGTGCAAATGTGTTCGAAGAGAGTTTAAGGCGATGCGCGTGTGTGAATGTGGGTGTTATGGGTGTTTGAGCATGGAGGTCTCCCCACAGCCGATGGCCTATCAGGGGACAATGTGTCGTTATGAATTAGAAGCTAATCCATGTGCATTAGTGTGAAGATTTAATCCTGCGCTCGCTCTTTGCGGCCCGGCCGCAGCGGTGGACAGACAAGGTCAACATCATTTAGCCACGCCACAGGAGATGCTGTCCATAAGTGACGTTGTGTTGAATCAGCCGCCATGTTTTATTGCGAGACCAGCGCACACACAGTTACTGAATAAGAAGGGTAGGTCACCTTACAGGACTCATGTGACATCAAAGATAGATTAGCAACAGTGTTACAGACATAGAATTATTGAAATACGTTGCATGGCTAGaggagaccccccccccccaaaaaaaaaaagaaaaggggcatCTCATCTTTGAAAGGGGGGGGGCCATGAAGAGGAAGGTCTTGGAGCATGATATTAGCTCTTCATCTACATGTTTTATTGTAAAGCAAATTAAAAACAACACTAACGAGCCACATTGTTTCACAAGTTGACAGGTTCTTAGTCGATTTCTCACACAGCATCTTGCTTCTGCAAATACATCAGTTAGTGAGTGTTAAGAGCCACACTGCTCATCTTTGATGTCCCACAGGATCTATTGATAATAAGACGATAGAAGAATAGATCAGCTTTGTCTTCAAAATGTTTGCCTTTCAggaatgttgtttttgtttaaattgtGAAGACGCATGAtatttttcaacacaaatgcATAGCGGTAGCTGATTTAGCTCGATTAAAGACTGTAAGGTGTTCAATGCTGTATGTGTATCTACGTAGCTTAAGTGACACATGTGCCTTCATcatattcttcttcttttgcaaTAACCTGCCATCTTATTTTGAGTTGACcagcgcatgtgtgtgtgtatatttgttTTGCATGTCGGTCTTCAGTGTGTGCTGTAGCTCTGAAAAGTTTCCCTCTCGTGCAGAATCCCACTTTTCTCATTTGTCCTCCCATTCCAGGGTGCTCTTTTCCTTTCTACCCCAGTCCTCTTTCTGTTTGGGATGAGGCTGGGTTCTGTTATTtctgtctgtatgtgtgtgtgtgtgtgtgtgtgtgtgtatgcgggACTGTGTGCCGTAGCGTCCTACCTGCATTGTGACGTCGCTCATGCTGTCATTTTGTGTTTAACAGCGTTTTTCTTTTCCCCCGTTTCCCTTTTGTCTCTCTTGCTCTCGCCACCCACTCTGTTTTTGTCCCTGTTGACTGTGTGCAGCGGTGTTGTGCTCATTGCTGTGCCGTAttgggttttgtttttgaacCCCCACCCCTCACCCCCCGGTGCTTCTCTtgtggtttttgtttttgttcttgtaGTTGCAGGACCCCCGCATGTATGATCAGGTCTATAGGTACTTAGACCTTCCAGGGCAGGTATGTGAAAAAACAGTGACTATTTTTAAAATACTGTATGTAAAATATTTCTGCTTcagcagctctctgctcagtttCTTTACAACTCTGTGTGTGGCAAGTCAGTCATGCTGAAGTCTGAGAGGCAGGGAGTGCTGAGAATTTGACCGATATGAATataactgcatttttttgccCTCTTTACTAACTTCAATGCTTCAgtcaacaaatatatatatatgtacaacAATTTGAATTGGTCAGTGAATGAGCACTCCCTGTTCTCAAGCTTGATTGGTGCAAAAGTCCCTTTCCTTTATACAGATTCTCCATAACTTTGCGTGCGATTTGCAAAGAGCTAAATCTATACTCTTCTTAGGTAAAGGAAACCCAGTAGTGAGTTTAAGGGTGGCAAAAATCTgagatgtgtttgtttgtagcTAATTATGTGCACGAGTTAAGGTAAATCAGGTGCGTTTAGCAGAATTTAGTTTCAGGAAAGGGTGTAATGTCTGAAGGGACACCTTCTGCTTACACGTTTGGATTTCATGGTGGTGGTGGTCGTGTCTGTGTGAATATGCCTAAAATACTTCTTTCTTTACTCGTGTCTCTATTTGTATTAATACATTCAAGTGCAAATCTCAAGCTTACCTGTTCCGATAGTTTGTAACAGGCcctctgtcatttttttttcttgaagaaATAATCTTCTTGCCAGCTAACCTGTAATCTTGTCTCCCTCTCATGTCCTTTTATTATGGTCTTTCTCCTCATTCTAATATCATCTGTTGTGCGTTTGCCCCCCGTGCATTTCTCACCATCTGTGTCTTTCCCTGAACCATCCCATCCCATCCCATCCTCTCTTTCTGCCTTTCATCACCGGCCCCACCAAAGCTGAAAGCAATCGACCGTCCACCAGAGCCAGAGAAAGTACCACGGGCGCCCCACGATCGGAAGAAAGAGTGGCAGAAACTGGCACTGGGCGCAGAGCTTGCCCAGGACATACCAGAAGACAAACACAGAGAGGCAAACGGATCTGCCGGTTACCACGACAACAGGTAAGTGAGCTGTCAAACGGTGGGAATAACATGAGCACACAACCACGTGGACATAAATACAGAATGTTTGACTAATTCTAAACTAAACTGGACTTAAAAAATTCTGATTGGACAAACACTGATTTGTCAGCATAATGTAATCAGTCACACCAACAATGACAAACTGTGCCCAGTTTACACAGAAATTGGTTCTTTGAATTTACACTTAACTGCCACTGAGGACAAGCAGCCACAACAGAAGTGATTAAGGTTCCTCAAAGTAGTGATTGTACTTATTGTGCCTCAAAGCTCCAGAGCCTCTCGTGTTCAGTAATGTCCCTGCCAGTCAGGGTAAGTAATTTCAGAAGATTTGATGCAAATTGGTGGATTTCTTGGATGTATCAGCACCACAAACACCTGACAGAAAATCTTTACTGCAATGATGAGGATGGATTTCATGGAAATGGATACCATTGTGTGCCTGATTTTAGATGGTTCTGAATGAATTATTCTTGTTATTCCATGTTATtgacatatacatatgtcaataTACTGGCAGTGCTAGTCTATGAGAGCTTCGAGTTAGTGACTGTTACAGCTGCCGAGGCACATTTGCACTAAATCGTATAAGAGATGCAAGATGTGGCTCTGGAcgtaagaagaagaaaaaaagtttttatttttattttattttttttatcaaaacctGCGTGAAACACTTGCATATGTTtctataaatgtataaattgcTACTTTGGAAATACCTCCAGGTGTGCCAGGGTTAGATGTACAAATCATGCAAAAATCATGCAAAACCGTGGGCACGCCTTTTTATGCCCCTTTTCAAAATGAttaaaggaaataaaaagaaagaaatgagaatGAACCTTATTGTAATAgactttattttagtttttaatcatttgcGTTTATAATATACTACTAATATACTACTATACATAGTCGTAGTCTTCATATGGCTGATCCTGTTGAGTCGGCTGTAGCCCTGCTGCCGTCTTTGTGTGGGCTGATGATGCTGCTGCTCTGTCTCGTTTGTTGTGCGACCATTTCTTTTGCACGTCTGCAAGACCCGTTGCTCTGACATTACATCTGTTGATGgtgcttctttttttaaccCCACTTTCATTGCCATGTCTTTTTAGTTTTCTTTATACTCAGATGACTCAGATGTAGTGGAGTGTGTGCACTAGAGTTGGGCAATCAGGCCGAGTTTCATGATTGAGATTAGTAAACAAGTTCTTTTGCATCTGGCCTCTAATATATTAGAGGGTTACTTCTCTTTAACCAATAATACAGACAGTTTTGAGCAGCTATTCAAGTACAGAAGTGATTAGAAGAtctttgaaaaacatttttatttctaagTTTTCTCTATACATATTTTTGATttagaataaaatataaaatagtgTAAACTGAAAACAGAGATGTAGAtatagggctgcacggtggtgtggtggttagcaccgtcacctcgcagcaagagggttccaggttcaactcccagctggggcctttctgtgtggagttagcatgttctccccgtgtatgcgtgggttctctacgggtactctggcttcctcccactgtcccaaaacatgcatgttaggttaattgctgtctctaaaattgtccctaggagtgcaTGTGAGCATgccccccacgacccgaccgacggattaagccggtatagaaaatggatggatggagatctGAATATAACCTCTTATTTGTACTAGTTTATATTATATTAGTTTATAGGTTTTATAGGTTTTGTCTGTCACATTGGTTCCAAACACGGTGATGTGGAAAACCAAGTTCTGCCACCCAAAAATGTACATACTTTTATCCTTTTTCTGACTCCTACAACATCATTTTAGCAGATCTTTGATGTGCGATTCGAGTCCTGACTTTATCCATGTTAGAGTTATCGCAGAAACATGAACCAAAGCCAGAGTCGCCAAATGGCAAGTGATAAAGATCTTCGTCTCCGCTCAGGGCTCCTTTGTACATGGAGCATTTGGACGGGCCATTCTCGCTGGCAGCACTGCCCTACACCCAGATGAACGAGCTGCTGAACCGCACCGGGGACAGAATGTATTCCCGACCCCACGACCCTCCGCCGCCGCCACCTCCCATGCACCCACTGGGAGAGATCAAGCCACCCTCTGTGATCAGGTGGGGTACGACACATGACCTCAGATTGAACAAGCGCTCAGGCATAAAACTACAATTCTATCCATTCTCTTTGCATTGCTCATCTATTTTTCCCTTCATATAGTGTTTATCAGTTTGCCAGAGTGTCTGCCATGTGAATACTTTTACTTCCCATTTGTGAAAGATCTTTTGCTGTTAGAACAGACCAGAAAAGGACAGGGAAAGCGAGACCGAGAGGTGGATTTTGTGAGCCAAAGatttgaagaaaacaaaaaaaaaaaaaagaaagaaaaggcttTGAAAAGGGCAGGATCAATAGTGTATCAAGGCCACTGAGCATATCACAGGCTGTTTTTCAGCTGCTTGCATGTTCTGTCGTTGGTGGGTAAGAGAGATCAGAGGGAATGATTAAGGCAACACCAGAGAAATGTAATTGatattttatttacttattttttgctGTTGACCTTGAAGCCATCCTCCCCTTTTACTCTCGGTCACTTCTCGTCTCTCGTCAGCTTTTATTTACCTTTCCGTCCTCATCTCACCTTTACCTCTCGGGCCTTCATGTCTTCTTTTGTGATTAGTTGCAGCCATTGTGTTCTCATCCTCATTTTCTCACTTTCACCCTCCTCCAAAAAACTGCACTTGCCATTAAATGCAGAGAACTGGGGAGACatactaccccccccccccccccccccttcgcCTCCGCCTCTCGCTGCGCTTTCTGTCTGCAGTGAAATTTTCTCCGGAGGAGGAAACATTATTGTGAGCATGTCGGCCTTTATGTTGCCGTGTCCCAGTTAGTGGCTATTTTTACCCTCACGGGTAACAGTGTCAGTGAATGACCAACGTTGTTGAGATTCTGTCTTAAAAGTGCGAATTACAGTAGAGTTTAAACTCTGAGAGTCAAGCAGTCATTCCTGATATGTAGCTTTCTTTAACCGCTCGTGTGGCGCGCCCACATCCCTGAGTGAAAACTCTCCCCAAACTTACGAAACATCGCGATTTCAAAAAGTCTTTCACCGGTCCCTGCAGCTCAGTCGGTGATGAACgtcttgtcttgtcttttttttttttttcgggtgTTGTCTTTCGCTTCCTCTGAAACCTCATTATCAAACTTTTGGTTTTCACACGGCATATAAGCAGCTGGAAGATATTTCTATCCAAACAATGGGTGCTTGCCGATTTAATCAGCTGTAGCCTGTTAGCTAATTAGGAGGATGTTGGCTGAAAACTgacttcttcattttttttccccagccgCTTCATTTTGAAACAAGAATTTTGATGGTTACATACATTATGTTGTATGAAAAGACAGAGGCTGAAGGTGGATCTCATGTATTGTTTTACTGGGTAGAAAAATAGTTGTAATGGAACCACACCATTGTGTCTTCATCCTCCCTCCAGCTCCAGTTCAGGTTTTTCCGACAGCAGACCTCAGTCTCCGGCCAGGACAGCAGGCCTCAACTCCagcactcctcctcctccacctcctccacttcctcctcctcctccgccctTACCCTCCACAGGCATGCGGGGCACCCCTCCGCCTCCCATTCCTCCTTTACctatccagcagcagcctccgGCCATCCCGCCTCCTCCTGCTCCACTCCAGATCGCCCCGGGAGTGCTCCACCCAGCCCCACCGCCCATAGCGCCTCCCCTCCACTCCATATCCCCGGCCCGTCTGCAGCACGTCCTGGACAAGGGCCAATCTTCAGGCTTGGGGACTCAGTCGGATGGCACCATCCTGCCTCCtcccccaccaccacctcctctgCCTCTCGTTGGAGCACGGAGTTCATCGCCCTGTCCATCAGGCCCTCCACCTGTGCCAGCTTTCCCTTCAGCAGGAGCCATGGCGTCCCCGCCACCCCACACCATGCACGATGTGGGGACCAAGAGGCACCATCCAGCCAACTTGCCACCCATCAGCGATGCACGCAGTGTCCTGTTGGAGGCTATCAGAAAAGGTGACATGTGGTTTATGAGAAAAATGTGCAAATGTATCTTTCAAGTCACGATTGTCTGAAGAAAAATTCTGGGGAatttcatgtttttgtcatccattttatttaattattttctaattTGAACTTTTTCCAATATTCAAGTTACTGATGAAAAATATTAGGTATTCACATCCAAACTGGAGAGAAGGTTTTAGAAATCACAACTTTTCAATACGTAGAAATCTTCTTCAGGCTTCGTTTCCCCATTTTCAGTCCTCAATCTAAAATCCTTTGCAGTTAATCACTTTTCTGAGGCTTAAGACTCGTGGACTTCAACAGAGAAAATGTTTCCTTGCGAGGCTTAGGTTCTCTCCTCATGTCTTTCCATAGTGTCTCCGTCCTTTACACCAGTGATGAGAGCATAGTAGGTGAGGACAGAAGCGAAGGACGAGACTGACAGAAATTTGACATCCTTGCTGTGGAATTGTGAAACCGTTAAatatagccctttacagacaTGAGATGCGCAACGTTAATGGCCTCAGTCAGTATGTTAAAGTGTTGGCATCAAGTCGATCACACATTGGTCACTATTCCGCTAATGTTTCTCACCCTTTATTCAAACATGAAAGTGACAGAAAGAGCCACAGCGTGTGGGAGATATTTGAAATTCATACGGGACTGAACAGTGCACAAATTCCACAGGCTATGGCTATAATGTGCAATATGATAGTTTTCTTTTAGCCATGACAATTAATTCCGGGTTATCAGAGGAGAAGAATCAGTTTTTGTGATGATGCAGCTTGAGGTAGCTTATAGGTAATGATGTCTGCTCTGGATCAAAGACAGCTGTTTCAGAAGTTGTCTTGTTTGGCAAAGTCGAATCCTGCTTTCATAGCATTTGAAGTTTACAGCTTGTGGTGCACCATCTGTATTctaaagttttgttttatttattttttgctagACTTGGATAATGATATTACCATTTCCTGGAGAGTGTTCTTTAGTGGACTGGATATTTTTTACCAGTGTCTCTTTACCATGGAAAAGCCTCTTGTGGTCATCCACCGCCTTTGTCCTCAATGAAAAATGGCCTTTTTAAACTGATGAGCTCACTAGCGCATCTCTTAGTATGTACCAAACTGCTGATTTATCCACTCCTAAAAGCCTCTACATCTCTTTTGTGGTTTGTTTTAGTTCTTTAACTTAATGCAAATGCTCTGTTGCACTTGCTCTGAAAGCTCCTTCCAACGGCAGGTCATAGGGCCACAAGAAACAGCCTTTTACTTTAACTTATTCAAGAGTATGTAAGTGTTGTCATTTCTAAACTCTCCCATCAGTGTGGATTAGAACGTCCTCAAAGTAAGAGCCATATGTGTACTCAGCATATATTCATCATGATAAGAAATTTGAAATCTTGTCCTTTTTTAGCAGCTAAAATAGCAAATGTGGCATCATTGTCCAAACATTGTGGACCTAATTGTATATTAAGAATCAGATTATCTAATATGGCTAGTGATCAAGTCTGTTCTCATTTCCCTGCTGCAGGCATACAGCTGCGAAAAGTGGAGGAGCAGCGAGAACAAGAGGCTAAACACGAGCGAGTCGGGAATGACGTGGCCACCATTCTCTCGCGCCGCATTGCCGTTGAGTACTCGGACTCCGAAGATGAGTCCGAGTTCGACGAAGGAGACTGGATGGAATGATGGCGGCGGGGTAAAGAGGGAGAGCAGCGTTGGCGGCAGAAGACAAACACGGTCAGGTGCCCATCTCTCCACCAGCACCACACCCCTGCACTCCAAACCTCGCCATCAAAGAAGAGGAGCATTGTTGTTGCCCACTTTTCCTCAGTcgagttttcttttttcctttctttcttcatcTTGTCATATCTCTGTCTCGTTGTGGTTTGTGTTGGGCGGAGAGTCTCCAACATCCACCCTCGTCGGGTCTGTCTGTGGTGTTCCAAGAGAAGTTTTTCACTCATTCTTTTCAGCACTGCCACAGAACGTTTATTCTTCTGGATTTCTTGTGATGAAATCCCACGTTTACCGTTATACATGAAAATAACTTTTTGGCGAGCCACTTGATTTGTACATTAAtgttgttgttaaaaaaaaatttataaaaATACTCAAAGAAGGAAATATGAAGACAGGCTGCATTTATCTTTAGTTCTCATCATAGTTTTGCCACTTGGTGGCTCAAAATGGCATTGAGTGAATgccgttttatttttatttcttttatttacatcatatttttaaaaaaaaataaaaaaaacatttacagtttTGGCAGGCCAGTAGTTTTCCAATTCTGATCTCTACATGAAAAGTTTGAACACCAGCTGGGGTGTATTTGTTTCCATTGTTATCTGGACTGACTATTCCACTAAGAATGAGCAACTGATTGTGTTGTCTTGTGATGATTTTTATATGGTTGAAATGAAGATGGAGGTGAGGGGGGGGTCGTATGGCTGCTTTGACCACGTGTGTACATATCCATCCACTTACCTTAACCCCAGGGAAACGTACACCAAGAGATTGCATTTTTCCATCTTACCAGGTTCAGTGGAGCCACTTCTGCCCACGATGACATTAGGAAATGTCCGAAAGAAACACTAAgccattgattgattttttttttaattttatttttttaagtatacTCAGcttccatcatttttttttcctagcCATTTGCCACAAAAATGTACACTGGAAGTGATTTGAAGCTGTAGCTGTACATCAGAACTCCTGcctctctttttgtttctgatAAATATTAAGTGTTCAGAGGAACCTGACCGGCACCAGGTACAAACCATTCAATACCACTGAAGGCAGCTTTTCCCCCGGATCCCCCTTTTTACTGTGTACCTGCCCTCTAACGAGAAGCCTCTCCTCGTTTGGtaccgcagcagcagcagctgatgttaagaaaaagaaattctGTGTGATTCTGCCTTTTTGAGGCCTAAAAGAGAAGGATACATTATGCCTTGTTTTGGCTCATTTCTAAGAAAATGTCTGCCATCTTtttccattattattatttttttcttctatttgcCTTATTGTTCGTTCAAAACGTATCGTTGAGTTGATGAATGTATTGTGCTGTTACTACTTACTTGCCTGCGCTTGTATGGATTTGCTGTTTCTATGTTTGGGGGTGGGGGGCACGGGACAAACAccctggtttaaaaaaaaaaaaaaaaaaaaaaaaaaaaaaagattagatcAATACTGTTTAACATGTAACTTATGTAACTGTTGACTGTAACAGTTTGCttgacttaataaaaatctaatgtCATGTTTCAGCTCTACAGGTGATGGTTTTGTTGTTAAGCTGAGTTTGAgtttcacaaaaacacaaagggCCCGCTCTGTCGCCAACGTATCTTTGGTCCATTGTGGGTGGCCCGTGATGTCTTTGGATATAAACTGCTTGCTCTATGTTTACGAAAACAGAAATGACTCCCCCGCCTCCCCTTATATTATGTTGCCAAAAGAGGGCTCTAAATGTTGGAAACTCAACGTTCAAATTCCAACTAATTATGGACAACTAACTGTAGGACTTAAGGTGAACCTAAACTAAATTTCAGAGACATTTCATCCTCCGCCTGTGCTATCCTCCAAATTTTAAAGAGAAATATCTGGATCCATGCTAAAACtttgttttcttcctttctttaaGATTCATTGATGTGGCAGTTGGAATCAGTTTTACTTCACTTTTGATGAGTCTTAAATCATAGGTGAGACTCACTGCAAAGCTGTTGAAACTTCCAACTTTGATTGGAAGCTTTGCTGTTgc is part of the Odontesthes bonariensis isolate fOdoBon6 chromosome 24, fOdoBon6.hap1, whole genome shotgun sequence genome and harbors:
- the wasf1 gene encoding actin-binding protein WASF1 isoform X1 codes for the protein MPLVKRTIEPRHLCHTVLPRNIKNELECVTNISLANVIRQLSSLSKYAEDLFGELFNEAHLFSFRVNSLQERVDRLSISVTQLDPKEEELSLQDITMRKAFRSSTIQDQQLFDRKSLPVPLHETFHTCEQPPPLNILTPYRDDGKECLKFYTNPSYFFDLWREKMLQDTEDKRKERRKQKLQDPRMYDQVYRYLDLPGQLKAIDRPPEPEKVPRAPHDRKKEWQKLALGAELAQDIPEDKHREANGSAGYHDNRAPLYMEHLDGPFSLAALPYTQMNELLNRTGDRMYSRPHDPPPPPPPMHPLGEIKPPSVISSSSGFSDSRPQSPARTAGLNSSTPPPPPPPLPPPPPPLPSTGMRGTPPPPIPPLPIQQQPPAIPPPPAPLQIAPGVLHPAPPPIAPPLHSISPARLQHVLDKGQSSGLGTQSDGTILPPPPPPPPLPLVGARSSSPCPSGPPPVPAFPSAGAMASPPPHTMHDVGTKRHHPANLPPISDARSVLLEAIRKGIQLRKVEEQREQEAKHERVGNDVATILSRRIAVEYSDSEDESEFDEGDWME
- the wasf1 gene encoding actin-binding protein WASF1 isoform X3, with product MPLVKRTIEPRHLCHTVLPRNIKNELECVTNISLANVIRQLSSLSKYAEDLFGELFNEAHLFSFRVNSLQERVDRLSISVTQLDPKEEELSLQDITMRKAFRSSTIQDQQLFDRKSLPVPLHETFHTCEQPPPLNILTPYRDDGKECLKFYTNPSYFFDLWREKMLQDTEDKRKERRKQKLQDPRMYDQVYRYLDLPGQLKAIDRPPEPEKVPRAPHDRKKEWQKLALGAELAQDIPEDKHREANGSAGYHDNSSSSGFSDSRPQSPARTAGLNSSTPPPPPPPLPPPPPPLPSTGMRGTPPPPIPPLPIQQQPPAIPPPPAPLQIAPGVLHPAPPPIAPPLHSISPARLQHVLDKGQSSGLGTQSDGTILPPPPPPPPLPLVGARSSSPCPSGPPPVPAFPSAGAMASPPPHTMHDVGTKRHHPANLPPISDARSVLLEAIRKGIQLRKVEEQREQEAKHERVGNDVATILSRRIAVEYSDSEDESEFDEGDWME
- the wasf1 gene encoding actin-binding protein WASF1 isoform X2, encoding MPLVKRTIEPRHLCHTVLPRNIKNELECVTNISLANVIRQLSSLSKYAEDLFGELFNEAHLFSFRVNSLQERVDRLSISVTQLDPKEEELSLQDITMRKAFRSSTIQDQQLFDRKSLPVPLHETFHTCEQPPPLNILTPYRDDGKECLKFYTNPSYFFDLWREKMLQDTEDKRKERRKQKLKAIDRPPEPEKVPRAPHDRKKEWQKLALGAELAQDIPEDKHREANGSAGYHDNRAPLYMEHLDGPFSLAALPYTQMNELLNRTGDRMYSRPHDPPPPPPPMHPLGEIKPPSVISSSSGFSDSRPQSPARTAGLNSSTPPPPPPPLPPPPPPLPSTGMRGTPPPPIPPLPIQQQPPAIPPPPAPLQIAPGVLHPAPPPIAPPLHSISPARLQHVLDKGQSSGLGTQSDGTILPPPPPPPPLPLVGARSSSPCPSGPPPVPAFPSAGAMASPPPHTMHDVGTKRHHPANLPPISDARSVLLEAIRKGIQLRKVEEQREQEAKHERVGNDVATILSRRIAVEYSDSEDESEFDEGDWME